The genomic segment TATCCTGTGGCAAACTGTAAACTCACATTTTGCTTCTTATTACAAAAAGGGTAAGAAATATTACTGATCACACAGGGCGGACAATCCCCTCTGGTAAAAAAAGCCAACAAAACGACTGTGTATAAGGAAAAAATCATTCAGAGTCTGTGCCATTCAGTGCATcactgtttagaattttttttttaattcttcagctAAGACAGCAGAAGAAGTGATTTATTGTATGCTTGTTACACTCAGCCACAAGTGAACACAGAAATAGTCCAGAATGTCACAGGTCCAGGGCAAAGAACCAACATGGGCTGTTTTGGTTAGGAGCAAGGTGGGTCTCACAGGTGGTTTCCATGATCAGATGGCGATGGAAGCTCTAGATCCACTTAGACAAGTTCTAGACAGCAGCATGCAGTCCAGCAACTTGTACCAGCATCTCCAGCCTCTGACAGTTCATGTTTCTGGGTACACAAGCTAGTGGTTTACTTGGACCTCtgtttcatctttcttcttttgcacTTCAGCTTGCGGATTTGCTTCTTCCTCCACTTGGCTCATGGCACAGCAGTTTCCAAGAAGGTGGCTCTAAGGCTGAGAgttgaagtctttttttaaaaaaaaaaaaaaacacagttaaataaaaatatgtatagggTACTGGGATCCCTAGTATGCTAGGGATGAGTTGTATATGTTATGAGTTGTGTATGTTATCTAGTgagatgttaaaaatgtttttgaggttttgaaaatgttttctaatataaTTGATATATTTGTAACataggagagattttttttttaatgtacatcatttgccttttatttttcaaaattgtgctTCACCTCATTTTCCTTTAAGACATCGCATTTTATAGGCAtgagaaagaaagggggaaaagtcATGGCCAATTCCTTTCTCGTTACTGATCAGATTCTTGGCAGCCACCTCTTGGATTTTTTTccacaaagaaatgatttttCTACCTGTTAATTACTGATCACTGTAGATATTTCACTTACACTAAACAAAACCACACTTGGCgtttaaatcatttttctttagcTATTTGTTCAAGGGCTATGTGAGTCCTAAACTGTAACTGGGCTTCCATGGAATAGTCTTTGTAATTTCTTACTTTGTCTAGGTTTTTCGTTGCTCTGGCATAGTCTCCTTTTAGATAGTGTAAGATTCCCAGTTCATAATAAGTATATGGTACCAAATAGTGGTCATATTTTAACAATTTCTCCTTTTGTATGACACGATTAAAGTAATACTCAGCCGTTTTGTATTTGCCTAAGTGTTTCAGGCATAGACCTTTCagtaaatttaataaacttaTGTCATCTGTGCCACACTCTTTATGTGGATTTTCTTGTAAAAGATCTTCTCCTCTGTCAATTATTGATAGCCAGCTTGAAATAAGCTCAACTTTTTTGCTCATGACTCGGAAACCACTCCAGGCATAAATGAACTCCAGAAGGGGTTGGGCTGTAAACCAGCCTGTTGTAGTGCCATAGCGCTGACCCTTCCCCGCAACAAACTTTTCTATTGGCACAGAACTGCCTAAAAATTTGATTCTCAGGCCTTCCACTTTTAAGAAGAGAGAGTTTATATCCTCACTTACTGATTTCACAAAATCAGAAGGAAGCAAAGCCAGGATGATAGCTTTACTGTACATGTAGATTGCCTTGGACCATCTGCTTTGTTGATACAGTAGATTGGCATAGTGGTAAGCCTGCCTCCAATCCTGCTGTAAAATGTGGCACCACATGAATTCCCAGTAACAGAGGTGATGAACCTGCTTCCATTCATTCTGAGTAAAAATGCACTCCTGTAATTTTAACCGTGCATTTGCAAAATCTCCTTTCAACATACTAAAACGtgcatgaaaaaatttaaatatgacaGAGTTTGGAAATTTCTGGAGGTAGACTAGGAAGAGATCTTCTGTAGCAGAATTGTAAACCTTTTCAACACCACAATCTACATAGATATAATTGTAATAAAAGAGTAGAGTCAAAAGACTTACGATATTATTTATGTGGGTTTCAGATGCACTCTCATGAAGCAAAGATAAGCCCACTTCTCTATCACCAGAATATCCAACAATATTGAGTAGTTTAAGTGTCCTTGGTGGCACAAGTGATAACATCAAATTGAATGCTCCAAGTCCAAATTTTATACCTCCAACCAGGTGTTTGTGGGTTTTGCTGTGGTTGTCAGGTATCAGCGTTAATACCTGTTGACAGTCTTTGTATATTTGGTAACTTGACCCAACACTGATCCCGCTTTTAAGGAAAGCAAGCATGCTCTCATCTTGTATAAATGACATGAAGGATTTCAAGATCAAACACTCAGCATAACAGACTTCTGCATGCAATTCCTCTTCTGTGATAGCCGTTATTTCCTGTTTACTTACTAGATGAGACAatgtcattttagttttttttcggaAATTGTTACAGGTGTTCAAAGCATCCTTTGCAGCTGTCATTCCAATCTGTAAATCCTGTGGCTCAAAAGTCAGGATGGCCTTGACAACCATAAAGAAACCATACATTAGGGAATGGTACATGCTGTTTTTAGACCATGGATGAATGAGATTTATTGCATCTGAGAAtctgttatttagaaataaatacaatcCAGTGGTGCATTCTTCCAAGGAAGATAGTAGATTCATTGTTGTTGCCACAGGGATACTTTCACGGGCATCTTCAAACTTGTCCTCctgatcattttttcttttacttagagTAAGTGACATATTTGTCTCCCCACTTAGAGATGAGAAATATCTGAAGTGGAAGTGGAGTGACGTGGTTGCAATGAGGGTAGCTCCTGATCTGATTGAGATCACTTCTTCCACAGAAAGCTCAGTCTGAGGTGTTGCTGTTAAAATAGAGGCAAACAAACAACTAGCTGTGAGGTGCAGCATTAGGACATTATCATCTATGTCAGACAATGCGGGAACAAAAGATAATTTTAGTTACCCAGAAGATGCATTTCTGAAAAGTCCAAATCATTTGAAATGTACTAAACAaaacctgttttaaaaatttgtaaatttaactatagatgaggaaaacatgctttttttaaaaaaagtactgCAAAGTAAATCCTTTGTAAGCAGAATTTTTTGTAACTATTCCTTCAACATATCGATTTCATATGATCATGCTTTTCTATATTTGCATTATAGAACTGTACTGTAATCGCTATAAAATTTCTCTATAAGAAGgccttggccgggtgtggtggctcacgcctataatcccagcactttgggaggctgaggagggtggatcacgaggtcaagagattcagaccatcctggtcaacatggtgaaaccccatctctactaaaaatacaaaaattagctgggcctggtggcacgagcctgtagtcccagctacttgggaggctgaggcaggagaattgcttgaacccaggaggcggaggttgcggtgagccgagaccatgccactgcactccagcctgggtaacaagagcgaaactgtctcaaaaaaaaaaaagaaaaaaaaaaccaagaaggcCTTGGGGGGCAAGAATCTGGTTGGAAAAGGGAATGCATTTATgtagctctctctctttcttttctttttctttttttgagatggagtctcactctgttggccaggctggatcgcagtgtcatgatcttgactcactaacaacctccgcctcctgggttcaggagatcctcccacctcatccttttgagtagctgggagtataggcatgtaccaccacacccagctactttttttgtttttttttttgagattgggtcttgctctgttgcctgggctggagtgcaatgatgctatctcagctcatggaaacctccacctcccagattcaagtgattctcctgcctcagccttccgagtagctgggattacaggtgcccaccaccatgaccagctattttttgtattttagtagaggtgaggtttcaccactttgaccaggctagtctcgagttcctgacctcaggtgatccacccacctcagcctcccaaagtgctgggtttacagtgagccacctcgcccggcctacttttttttttttttgtatttttgtaggggtgaagtttcgccatgttgcccaggctagtcttgaattcctgggctcaagtgatccacctccctcacactcctaaagtgttggaattacaggcgtgagcctctgtgcttGGCCTAAAACTAACTTTTGATGAAATGAAACATCGTGGTCAATTGTATAGAACTTTGGACATGGAGAGATTTGTGTAAATCTAGAAAGATTTCCTAGTATTGttcctgttagaaaaaataaattcaggggccgggcgcggtggctcacgcctgtaatcccagcactttgggaggccgaggcgggtggatcacgaggtcaagagatcgagaccatactggtcagtatggtgaaaccccgtctctactaaaaatacaaaaacttagctgggcactgtggcgcgtgcctttaatcccagctactcaggaggctgaggcaggagaattgcctgaacccaggaggcggaggttgcggtgagccgagatcgcgccattgcactccagcctgggtaaaacaagagagaaaactccgtctcaaaaaaaaaaaataaagaaaaaataaattcaaatgtaatAGTTGTTTTCACAGCATTTGGTAGGAAATCTTTTCTTCTACTGGGCGTCATTTAATAACTGGAAGCTGGGGTTGGAGTGGGTACAATGGAAGGCCAATTCCAAatagcaagttatttaatttattcataataacAGAATAGGTTcaattaatctatttttaaaagtagaaacagCAAAACACAACAGTAATTATTATAATACTTCAAAAAAATCCGAGTATACTTTAAAATGCACTTGAATTCTGTATTTTGATAAGTCAAAAGACAAAAGGGAGAGGTAGAACAGAGGAGAGtaatcaaaggaaaagaaacagagacagaaaagcagaagaaacagtTGCAAATTTTtacacagagggagagagaaaacaaagagggaaaatatgttacatataagAAGAAATGATAAGGAGGACAGCCTCAGAGGCATTATTTTAGATAaatgcttgttattttatttttgggtttgtttgtttttcttattttttcctcccctccacccctgcaGCTGTTAGTTTGTTTGAGGAGGAGTCTaattttattgcccaggctgcagtgcaactgcatgatctcggctcactgcaacctccacctctcgggttcaagtgattctcctgctttagcctcctgagtagatgggattacaggcatgtgccaacacgccctaattatttttgaagttttagtagagactgagtttcaccatgttggccaggctggtctcaaattcttttatttattttattttattttttaatagacggggtttcaccatgttggttaggctggtcttgaactcctgacctcaggtgatccacctgctttggcctcccaaagtgctgggattacaggcatgagccactgtgccccgcccaataaatgcttggtttttttttgagatggagtttcgctcttgttacccaggctggagtgcaatggcgcgatctccgctcaccgcgacctcctcctcctggattcaggcaattctcctccctcagcctcctgagtagctgggatcacaggcacgcgctactgtgcccagctaattttttatatttttagtagagacggggtttcaccatgttgaccaggatggtcttgatctcttgaactcgtgatacacccacctcggcctcccaaaaagtgttgggattacaggccactgcgcccggccataaatGCTTGTTTTTACACTTAAGATTCAGTTATGTTTCAGGTTGTTAGCAACGGTAATCactaactttttttctattttcttccagaaatattttaataaaaattgatcATTTCCAAGAGACACCCACTGCATGCCCATCAATAAATCACTAACTTTTTAAAAGCTAGGTTAAGGcggagcacggtggctcatgcctgtaatcccagaattttgggaggctgaggccagtggatcacctgaggtcaagagtttgagaccagccactagaaatacaaaaattagctgggtgtggtggcaggcgcctgtaatcccagctagttgggaggctgaggcaggagaatcgcttaaagccaggaggcagaggttgcagtgagctgagatcgtgtcactgcacttcagcctgggcaaaaagagcgaaactctttatctcaaaaaaataataaataaataaataaataaataaatacatagctaAGTTAATTATACATTTATCTGAAAGGcccagttttggtttttttttggttttttttttttttttttgagacagagtctcactctgtcacccaggctggagtgcccaggctggagtacagtggtgagatctcagctcactgtaacctctgtctcctgggtttaagtgattctcttgcttcagcctcccaagtagctgggactacaggtacccaccaccatgcctggctaatttttgtatttttagtagagacagggtttcaccataccaggctggtctcaatctcctaaccttgtaatctgcccaccttggcctcccaaactgctgggattacaggcatgagccactgtgcctggcctgaaaggcCCAGTTCTGAATGGAAAAGCCATGTAGCCCATTAgaaggaaaattctttttttttgaatcagagtctcactctgttgcccaggctggagtgcagtggcatgatctcagctcactgcaacctctgcctcccacattctaacaattctcctgcctcagcctctggagtagctgggattacaggcgtggaccaccactggctaatttttgtattcttaatagaggcagggtttcaacatgttggctaggctggtctcaaactcctgacctcacgtgatctgccctccttggcctcccaaagtgctgggattacaggagtgacccaCCTCACCTCAccagatttttttgtgtttttagtagagatagggtttcaccatgttggtcaggatggtctcaaactcctgacctcaggtgatccacccatctccacctcccagagtgctgggattacaggtgtgagacactgcacccagttctttttttttttttttttttcaatttaccatttttctttctattttcttttatatatagagatgaaatcttgctatgttacctgggctggtctcaaactcaagcgAGTTCAAGCTTGAGTTCAagcctgggcttaagcaatcctcctacctaggcttcccaaagttctgggattacaagcatgaggcactgtacccagcctgtatttttaaatgtctgtcttCTGATTATATTTCTTGTATTTGttttcaccactgagtatgacTGGCACTTAGTCATTAAACTAAATTATGCTGGgagcagtgggtcatgcctgtaattccagcattttgggaggtggagatggacgcatgctaaggtaggaggatcatttgagcccaggagttcaagaccagtctgggtaacatggcaaagccctgtctctacaaaaaatacaaaaattagctgggtatggtggagtatgcctatagtcccagctactctagaggatGAGGTGAAAGCATTACCTGAGTATGGGGAAGTCAAGGCTGAtgtgagcagtgattgcaccactgtactccagcctgggtgacagagtgagctctCTCAaaagtataaatgaataaataaagaaataattgctgggtgcggtggttcatgcctgtaatcccagcactttgggaggctgaggtagtcaggaggtcaagaccagcctgactgacaaggtgaaacccagcctctaccaaaaataccaaaatcagctgggtgtggcggcacatgcctataatcccagctactcgggaggctgaggcaggagaatcgcttgaaccagggagacagaggttgcagtgagccgagattgtgccattgcactccagcctgggcaacaagagctaaactccatctcagaaaaaaataaaaataaaaataaatgaaaaaaaaccctgctgggcacagtggctcatgcctgtaaccccagcattttgggatgccagggcaggcagatcacttcagttCAGCTTGAGACAAACCTGAgcagcatggcaaaatcccgtctctacagaaaaaaatacaaaaattagctgggcatggtggtgtttgcccgtaattccagctccttgtgGGAGCCGAAGCCAgaagattgcttgaactgggtaggtggagtttgcagtgagttgaggtcaTGGCCACTACACTttaccctgggtgacaaagtgagaccctatgtcaaaataataacaataataaacaataaaattatttaaaaataataatacagagtctcgccatgttgcccaggctggtctccaactcctgagctcaagcaatctacctgcctccacctcctgagtgttgggattacaggcatgagccacctcatatGGCCATTTCATACTTTATAATACAATGTGACATTCCTCAGAAAACCTCACCATTACCTAGATTGTTTTACACACCTAAACCATCCATTTATGTCATATTTTATCAGTGGGGCATTCCTGCACCACATTATTCCTTTTCCTAGTTTCGCTCTTGAAGTTGGTCAAAGCACTGGAGTTCTTTAGCCTTTCATCCTTTAGTACTGATAGTTGTCCAATACTTGGTTCAtgagaaattaatttatttttctttttttttgagatggaatcttgctctgtcacccaggctggagtgcaatggagtggtctcggctcactgcaaacttcacctcccgggttcaagagattctcctgccttagtctcctgagtagatgggattacagatgcctgccaccatgtgggctaatttttgtatttttagtagagacagggtttcaccatgttggtcaggctggtctcaaactcctgaccttgtgatatgcctgcctcagcctcccaaagttctgggattacaggtgtgagccaccatgcccagcctgagaaattaatttcttggttttttttttttttgagatggagttttgctcttgttacccaggctggagtgcaatggcaggatctctgctctccgcaacctctgcctcctgagttcaagcaattctcttacctcagcctcccgagtagctgggactacacggtgaggcaccgtgcccggccctaatttCTTAATACAGTATGAAATAATTATGAACATGCCTCTTACTTCTCAGAATGTCCTAACAGCATTCCAGAGGAAACAGAAGATCatgaaatgttgaaaaagaaaagaaacctgtaaggccaggcgtggtggctcaagcctgtaatcccagcactttgggaggccgatgcaggtggatcacgagatcaagacatccagaccatcctggtcaacagggtgaaaccccatctctactaaaaatacaaaaaattagctgggcatggtggcgcgtgcctgtaatcccagctactcaggaggctgaggcaggagaattgcctgaacccaggaggaggaggttgcagtgagctgagattgtgccattgcactccagcctgggtaacaagagcgaaattgtctcaaaaaaaaaaaaaaaacaaaaaaaaacagagctgtttgGTTGAACCTAcggtacacacatacacagcacatacataaatacatattaaagaTTAGTATTTGTTACTATAGACtacttatttatattaaaaatagattattggTGTGGTGGAGGGGGAAGCTGgggtccaggaggcagagtccgAGGTCTGCCCACCTCTcaccctgcctttaaaaaacaaacaaacagattcaTGTGCAAAAGgtttaaatttgcttttcctttcttgtttttttttccccctttcttgttTAAAGGTTTTCACATCCAAGCTCAACTGGTGATAATGATTTAAAAGTGAAACTAAAATGGTGAGAGAAGTAAGATTAAAAAGGGAacttttttgttaatatttccCTGGAAATACCAAATGTAGCAAATGcagatatattttgaaaactgcTGTAAAGGGCTTATGAATTACTCTCCTTTCCTAAGCTAATAATATTGTCAAAATTTAACAATAGTAACATGTTAGtaattaatatttcatattaGGAAATATTACAACATTTGAATTAAGTAGTTTTCATAGTCAATCTGAGAATGTAAATTTAACACAGATTTCTAGAGGCAGAAACTTATGTGGGTGAATGTGATTTCAAAGAGAATCAGCAGGAATAAAATTTCTCTGCACAGTAAAATCTCCCTGATTTGGATTGGATTGACATTTAGCGAAAAGAATTGGTTGCCTGTTCTTAAAGAGTGTTcagtagaaagtagaatagtgtatGAGAATAGTATACAGTACTATTATTTTTTCATGGTAACCAGATCAACAAAGCCTGGCCTCCTACTGGCCCTGCTTTCATAGGGAGAAATAGTGTGTAATTAGTTTATTGAACACGTGTCTCCAAGACAGGCATGTCCGCGAATTAGGGTCTGAAACCAATTggttagaaattttaaaactgtttctatttactattatttgcttagaaatttctttagtACCACTATAGACTTTGTTTTGttggtagagataggggtctagttctgttgcctaggctgatctcaaagtccaggactcaagcaatccttccacctctaCCTACCAAATTgatgggattaccagcatgagtcACGAAGCCAGACCTAGACTTTGTATTCAGAGTCAAAAGAAGTTTATTGAGGTTTATTAGGAACTGTACAGTATAATATGTACTACCACTCAAGCAGGTATCTATGCTTGGTTcacagtaattttcttttatttttttctcccacccTGACCCACAGTAATTTTCATAGCTTCTTAACAGAAGAAAGTCAACTTAGTGAGGCTTAACAGAATTGATATTCTATCTTTTAGggactatataatttttttttttttttttttttttgagacagagtctcactctgtcctccaggctggagtgcagaggcacgatctcagctctctctgcaactccacctcccgggttcaagcaattctcctgcctcagcctcccgaatagctgggactacaggcacacaccacagcgaccagcttattttttgtattttagtagagatgggttttaccgtgttgcccaggtgagtctcgaactactgagctcatgaaatctgcccgcctcggcctcccaaagtgttgggttacgggtgagagccaccgcacctggcccctatataatttttataattattttttattttattttatttttgaggcagagtttccctcttgttacccaggctggagtgcaatggcgagatctccgctcaccacaacctccacctcatgggttcaggcaattctcctgcctcagcctcccaggtagctgtgattacaggcgtgcaccaccatgcccagctaatttttgtatttttagtagagacggggtttcaccatgttgaccaggatgatctcgatctcttgacctcgtgatccacccgccttggcctcccaaagtgctgggattataggcgtgagccaccgcgcccggcataatttttataattattgtttaattCTTTTGAGAAGAAACTATAGATCTTtatattgtttcttttgagaagaaCCCagtagataaaaacaaaaatcactaagACTTAGGAGAACACATATACTCTACAGAGCTTCTATTTTCTTCCTAGAGATGTTCCTGAGACAGATGCATTCTCTCCATAACGtcatcaatttaaaaagtatgCATACAAGTATGCATACAATCATAGCACGACCTGGAGAGAATCCTTGTTTTATTCACCAACTAAGCCTCCTTTCCCTGTAGTCTACATTCCACACCTATACACACCAAATGAAGTTGCAgaagatgaaaaagataaaaatgcaaatacataaaGATGTCCTTTTTTTATGTATAACATTTCCAACTTTTGCATATTCCAATAATTTACGATGTAATGTCTATATTTCTAgcaaaaaagaactgaaatctgTATTTGTAGTTGGTGTCTGGAGCAATTCTAATGTAAAGAAGTTTGGCATttatttggtacttttttttttttttttttttgagacggagtttcgctgttgttacccagactggagtgcaatggtgcaatcttgggtcactgcaacctccgccttctgggttcaagcaattctcctgcctcagcctcctgagtagctgggactacaggcgctcaccaccaggcccagctaatttttgtatttttagtagagacaggtttcaccttgttgaccaggatggtctcgatctcttgacctcgtgatccacccgcctcagcctatTTCGTACTATTGAGTGGCTGAGCAGCAAGGCTGCTATTTCCACTGCGTGGAGATATTCAAAAATGATTTAGGGGCTTGGGCCCAgtgatcacacctgtaattccagcactttgggaggccgaggtgggtggatcacgaggttagaagttcaagaccagcctggccaacatggcgaaaccccgactctactaaaaatacaaaattagccgggcgtggtggtgcatgcctgtaatcccagctattcgggaggctgagacagaatggcttgaactcgggaggcggaggctgcagtgagctgagatggtgccattgcactccggcctgggcaacgagagcaagactctataaaaaaagaaagaaaaaaagaagatttagGAGTCACAACAATAATCCTCAGGAACTGAGTATTAGTGGATCATGTGTGTTACAATACAAAGcagaaaacattagaaaag from the Callithrix jacchus isolate 240 chromosome 14, calJac240_pri, whole genome shotgun sequence genome contains:
- the LOC100392366 gene encoding tetratricopeptide repeat protein 39B-like isoform X2, translating into MGTPLSPTPQTELSVEEVISIRSGATLIATTSLHFHFRYFSSLSGETNMSLTLSKRKNDQEDKFEDARESIPVATTMNLLSSLEECTTGLYLFLNNRFSDAINLIHPWSKNSMYHSLMYGFFMVVKAILTFEPQDLQIGMTAAKDALNTCNNFRKKTKMTLSHLVSKQEITAITEEELHAEVCYAECLILKSFMSFIQDESMLAFLKSGISVGSSYQIYKDCQQVLTLIPDNHSKTHKHLVGGIKFGLGAFNLMLSLVPPRTLKLLNIVGYSGDREVGLSLLHESASETHINNIVSLLTLLFYYNYIYVDCGVEKVYNSATEDLFLVYLQKFPNSVIFKFFHARFSMLKGDFANARLKLQECIFTQNEWKQVHHLCYWEFMWCHILQQDWRQAYHYANLLYQQSRWSKAIYMYSKAIILALLPSDFVKSVSEDINSLFLKVEGLRIKFLGSSVPIEKFVAGKGQRYGTTTGWFTAQPLLEFIYAWSGFRVMSKKVELISSWLSIIDRGEDLLQENPHKECGTDDISLLNLLKGLCLKHLGKYKTAEYYFNRVIQKEKLLKYDHYLVPYTYYELGILHYLKGDYARATKNLDKTSTLSLRATFLETAVP
- the LOC100392366 gene encoding tetratricopeptide repeat protein 39B-like isoform X3; its protein translation is MSLTLSKRKNDQEDKFEDARESIPVATTMNLLSSLEECTTGLYLFLNNRFSDAINLIHPWSKNSMYHSLMYGFFMVVKAILTFEPQDLQIGMTAAKDALNTCNNFRKKTKMTLSHLVSKQEITAITEEELHAEVCYAECLILKSFMSFIQDESMLAFLKSGISVGSSYQIYKDCQQVLTLIPDNHSKTHKHLVGGIKFGLGAFNLMLSLVPPRTLKLLNIVGYSGDREVGLSLLHESASETHINNIVSLLTLLFYYNYIYVDCGVEKVYNSATEDLFLVYLQKFPNSVIFKFFHARFSMLKGDFANARLKLQECIFTQNEWKQVHHLCYWEFMWCHILQQDWRQAYHYANLLYQQSRWSKAIYMYSKAIILALLPSDFVKSVSEDINSLFLKVEGLRIKFLGSSVPIEKFVAGKGQRYGTTTGWFTAQPLLEFIYAWSGFRVMSKKVELISSWLSIIDRGEDLLQENPHKECGTDDISLLNLLKGLCLKHLGKYKTAEYYFNRVIQKEKLLKYDHYLVPYTYYELGILHYLKGDYARATKNLDKVRNYKDYSMEAQLQFRTHIALEQIAKEK
- the LOC100392366 gene encoding tetratricopeptide repeat protein 39B-like isoform X1; the encoded protein is MRHLVVLRGTKELGGNSREATRKELKRLTRQSRAEGYVSMGTPLSPTPQTELSVEEVISIRSGATLIATTSLHFHFRYFSSLSGETNMSLTLSKRKNDQEDKFEDARESIPVATTMNLLSSLEECTTGLYLFLNNRFSDAINLIHPWSKNSMYHSLMYGFFMVVKAILTFEPQDLQIGMTAAKDALNTCNNFRKKTKMTLSHLVSKQEITAITEEELHAEVCYAECLILKSFMSFIQDESMLAFLKSGISVGSSYQIYKDCQQVLTLIPDNHSKTHKHLVGGIKFGLGAFNLMLSLVPPRTLKLLNIVGYSGDREVGLSLLHESASETHINNIVSLLTLLFYYNYIYVDCGVEKVYNSATEDLFLVYLQKFPNSVIFKFFHARFSMLKGDFANARLKLQECIFTQNEWKQVHHLCYWEFMWCHILQQDWRQAYHYANLLYQQSRWSKAIYMYSKAIILALLPSDFVKSVSEDINSLFLKVEGLRIKFLGSSVPIEKFVAGKGQRYGTTTGWFTAQPLLEFIYAWSGFRVMSKKVELISSWLSIIDRGEDLLQENPHKECGTDDISLLNLLKGLCLKHLGKYKTAEYYFNRVIQKEKLLKYDHYLVPYTYYELGILHYLKGDYARATKNLDKVRNYKDYSMEAQLQFRTHIALEQIAKEK